The Calliphora vicina chromosome 3, idCalVici1.1, whole genome shotgun sequence genome contains a region encoding:
- the LOC135954984 gene encoding uncharacterized protein LOC135954984 yields MHERRVKKIKGGHYVATHGRLTPDPPYVHSNRGYSTDGEESHRAPSERTMSEYTIAHERTSPQGQYHSSRKTRINGHSNGTSNGHYNQSVVDSGGPRALNGPPPSRLPPRAPSALSYDHGGDAGSDIYVTSAAYKAPSEISRYSHRPPSRAPRSVYSVASTAKTGRSARSTTKRGAKIETMSAPNPFCPNVKGVCCLMLLLNLGIILVTLGFVIVVQLYEPFYVWILGIIFLIFGFLTLIGCMVYCVYVCRDAKTPSQVRNEDLYWTRHWQKNIGYTPQEINYKADKYDAYSDRYSVSKMSGKYSDRESNRY; encoded by the exons atgCATGAAAGGCGTGTCAAAaa aattaaagGTGGTCACTATGTGGCCACTCATGGCCGTTTAACGCCCGATCCACCATATGTACACTCGAATCGTGGCTACTCCACCGATGGCGAAGAATCACATCGTGCTCCCTCTGAACGTACCATGTCCGAGTATACGATAGCACACGAACGTACCTCACCTCAGGGTCAATATCATTCATCGCGTAAAACACGCATTAATGGTCACTCGAATGGCACATCGAATGGCCATTACAATCAATCGGTGGTGGATAGTGGTGGCCCTCGTGCTCTCAACGGTCCGCCACCATCACGCCTGCCCCCTAGGGCACCATCTGCCCTGAGTTATGATCATGGTGGTGATGCGGGTAGTGATATATATGTAACGAGTGCTGCTTACAAAGCTCCATCAGAAAtaag cCGTTATAGTCATCGTCCTCCTTCTAGAGCACCCAGAAGTGTTTATTCTGTGGCCAGTACTGCGAAAACTGGTCGTAGTGCTCGCAGCACTACGAAACGTGGAGCTAAAATTGAAACAATGTCAGCCCCAAATCCTTTCTGTCCAAATGTTAAAGGTGTTTGTTGTTTAATGTTGCTGTTAAATTTGGGCATCATCCTGGTGACATTGGGTTTTGTTATAGTGGTGCAATTATATGAGCCATTTTATGTGTG GATTCTtggcataatatttttaatattcggaTTTTTAACCTTAATCGGTTGCATGGTCTATTGTGTTTATGTGTGCCGAGATGCAAAGACGCCATCGCAAGTGCGCAACGAGGATCTCTATTGGACCAGACATTGGCAAAAGAATATCGGTTATACACCGCAAGAAATCAACTATAAAGCCGATAAATATGATGCCTATTCGGATCGTTATTCGGTTAGCAAAATGAGTGGCAAATATTCGGATAGAGAAAGTAATCGCTACTAA